From Carassius auratus strain Wakin chromosome 22, ASM336829v1, whole genome shotgun sequence, a single genomic window includes:
- the LOC113040403 gene encoding uncharacterized protein LOC113040403, giving the protein MMRSDTVLTLIAFLIFGMFCHTDAVMSLSVLEGETVFLNTDVCKKQQETMRWYFNDSLIALINDPDTSCLYDGVGGIFRHRLEVDYVTGSLNITNITTEHTGRYEAEIIRSESSGKSESLKRSPKCNSTKIYRKNVNAEDIIKSISLTVNASDFGKNNNEDQIVPEDKQKMICSGPSSGAVAGIVVVLLLAVVAGVIYIKKHCQNHPNPN; this is encoded by the exons ATGATGAGAAGCGATACAGTGCTCACTCTGATCGCTTTTCTCATTTTTG GGATGTTTTGTCACACTGATGCAGTGATGTCATTATCAGTGCTGGAGGGAGAAACTGTCTTTCTAAACACTGATGTTTGCAAAAAACAGCAAGAGACAATGCGCTGGTATTTTAATGACAGTCTCATCGCTCTGATCAATGATCCCGATACGAGCTGTTTATATGATGGTGTTGGAGGTATATTCAGACACAGACTGGAGGTGGACTATGTGACTGgatctctgaacatcacaaacatcacaactgaacacactggacgTTATGAAGCAGAGATCATCAGAAGTGAGAGTTCAGGGAAAAGTGAAAGCTTGAAAAGAAGCCCCAAATGTAACAGCACAAAAATTTACAGAAAAAACGTTAACGCTGAAGACATCATAAAATCAATCAGTCTGACTGTCAATG cTTCTGATTTTGGCAAGAACAATAATGAAGACCAAATAGTACCAGAGGACAAACAGAAGATGATAT GTTCAGGTCCGTCTTCAGGCGCTGTAGCAGGAATTGTTGTTGTTCTGCTGCTGGCTGTTGTTGCTGGTgtgatctatataaaaaag CACTGTCAAAATCATCCCAATCCCAACTGA